Proteins encoded in a region of the Benincasa hispida cultivar B227 chromosome 2, ASM972705v1, whole genome shotgun sequence genome:
- the LOC120071629 gene encoding spermidine synthase 2-like isoform X2, whose amino-acid sequence MAMDANGVLSFSDDLVFKQKKEEVFNNGCSHNLHVISVEDQNLDEEDDSIKINGDGDALNHPTIPGWFSEHCPQWPVEEKKDEEDDSIKINGDADALNHPTIPGWFSEHCPQWPGQAHFLKVDKVLFQGKSDYQSMLVFQSSAYGKVFVLDGALQLTEKDECAYQEMITHLPLCSIPNPKKVLLIGGGDGGILREISRHSSIEQIDICEIDTMLIDVYKKYFPEIAVGYKDYRVNLHIIDGIAFLNSVPAGTYDAIIVDAFDPIKPDDEVVKNGLFEKVAKALRDGGVLCIQAESLWFHSLDIEILVSKCQQVFKGSVQYAWTIVPTYPSGVIGFLLCSTQGPKVDFKNPINLIDLNENFGVATKPLKFYNSEVHSAAFCLPSFAKKGKGLRSN is encoded by the exons aTGGCCATGGATGCAAATGGGGTTCTTTCTTTTTCAGATGATTTGGTGTTTAAGcagaagaaggaggaagtttTCAACAATGGTTGCTCTCATAATCTGCATGTTATTTCAGTTGAAGATCAAAACttagatgaagaagatgactCCATTAAAATTAATGGTGATGGAGATGCTCTCAACCATCCAACCATTCCTGGTTGGTTTTCAGAGCACTGCCCACAATGGCCAG ttgaagaaaaaaaagatgaagaagatgactCCATTAAAATTAATGGTGATGCAGATGCTCTCAACCATCCAACCATTCCTGGTTGGTTTTCTGAGCACTGCCCACAATGGCCag gTCAAGCACACTTCTTAAAGGTGGACAAAGTTTTGTTTCAAGGAAAGTCTGATTATCAATCCATGTTGGTGTTTCAG TCATCAGCATATGGAAAGGTGTTTGTGTTGGATGGAGCACTCCAACTCACTGAGAAGGATGAATGTGCTTACCAAGAAATGATTACCCACCTTCCTCTTTGCTCTATTCCTAACCCCAAAAAG gtTTTGTTGATTGGGGGAGGAGATGGTGGCATTCTAAGAGAAATTTCTaggcattcttccattgaacaaattgatatttgtgaaattGACACCATGCTCATTGAT gtgtACAAGAAGTATTTTCCAGAAATTGCTGTTGGATATAAAGATTATCGAGTGAATCTTCATATAATAGATG GAATTGCGTTTCTGAATTCTGTTCCAGCTGGAACCTACGATGCAATCATAGTCGACGCTTTCGACCCAATAA AGCCAGATGATGAGGTTGTGAAAAATGGCTTGTTTGAGAAGGTGGCAAAAGCACTTAGAGACGGAGGGGTGCTTTGTATTCAAGCAGAAAGCCTTTGGTTTCATTCTCTTGACATTGAAATTTTGGTCTCAAAATGCCAACAAGTATTCAAAGGCTCAGTTCAATATGCTTGGACCATTGTTCCTACTTATCCCAG TGGGGTAATTGGTTTCTTGTTGTGTTCGACTCAAGGACCTAAAGTTGACTTCAAAAATCCGATCAATCTCATTGACTTAAATGAGAATTTTGGAGTTGCAACCAAACCGTTGAAGTTTTACAACTCGGAG gtgcATTCAGCAGCCTTTTGTTTGCCATCATTTGCAAAGAAAGGGAAAGGATTGAGAAGCAACTAA
- the LOC120071629 gene encoding spermidine synthase 2-like isoform X1 yields MAMDANGVLSFSDDLVFKQKKEEVFNNGCSHNLHVISVEDQNLDEEDDSIKINGDGDALNHPTIPGWFSEHCPQWPDDLVFKQKKKEVFNHGSSHNLHVIAVEEKKDEEDDSIKINGDADALNHPTIPGWFSEHCPQWPGQAHFLKVDKVLFQGKSDYQSMLVFQSSAYGKVFVLDGALQLTEKDECAYQEMITHLPLCSIPNPKKVLLIGGGDGGILREISRHSSIEQIDICEIDTMLIDVYKKYFPEIAVGYKDYRVNLHIIDGIAFLNSVPAGTYDAIIVDAFDPIKPDDEVVKNGLFEKVAKALRDGGVLCIQAESLWFHSLDIEILVSKCQQVFKGSVQYAWTIVPTYPSGVIGFLLCSTQGPKVDFKNPINLIDLNENFGVATKPLKFYNSEVHSAAFCLPSFAKKGKGLRSN; encoded by the exons aTGGCCATGGATGCAAATGGGGTTCTTTCTTTTTCAGATGATTTGGTGTTTAAGcagaagaaggaggaagtttTCAACAATGGTTGCTCTCATAATCTGCATGTTATTTCAGTTGAAGATCAAAACttagatgaagaagatgactCCATTAAAATTAATGGTGATGGAGATGCTCTCAACCATCCAACCATTCCTGGTTGGTTTTCAGAGCACTGCCCACAATGGCCAG atGATTTGGTGTTTAAGCAGAAGAAAAAGGAAGTTTTCAACCATGGCAGCTCTCACAATCTGCATGTTATTGCagttgaagaaaaaaaagatgaagaagatgactCCATTAAAATTAATGGTGATGCAGATGCTCTCAACCATCCAACCATTCCTGGTTGGTTTTCTGAGCACTGCCCACAATGGCCag gTCAAGCACACTTCTTAAAGGTGGACAAAGTTTTGTTTCAAGGAAAGTCTGATTATCAATCCATGTTGGTGTTTCAG TCATCAGCATATGGAAAGGTGTTTGTGTTGGATGGAGCACTCCAACTCACTGAGAAGGATGAATGTGCTTACCAAGAAATGATTACCCACCTTCCTCTTTGCTCTATTCCTAACCCCAAAAAG gtTTTGTTGATTGGGGGAGGAGATGGTGGCATTCTAAGAGAAATTTCTaggcattcttccattgaacaaattgatatttgtgaaattGACACCATGCTCATTGAT gtgtACAAGAAGTATTTTCCAGAAATTGCTGTTGGATATAAAGATTATCGAGTGAATCTTCATATAATAGATG GAATTGCGTTTCTGAATTCTGTTCCAGCTGGAACCTACGATGCAATCATAGTCGACGCTTTCGACCCAATAA AGCCAGATGATGAGGTTGTGAAAAATGGCTTGTTTGAGAAGGTGGCAAAAGCACTTAGAGACGGAGGGGTGCTTTGTATTCAAGCAGAAAGCCTTTGGTTTCATTCTCTTGACATTGAAATTTTGGTCTCAAAATGCCAACAAGTATTCAAAGGCTCAGTTCAATATGCTTGGACCATTGTTCCTACTTATCCCAG TGGGGTAATTGGTTTCTTGTTGTGTTCGACTCAAGGACCTAAAGTTGACTTCAAAAATCCGATCAATCTCATTGACTTAAATGAGAATTTTGGAGTTGCAACCAAACCGTTGAAGTTTTACAACTCGGAG gtgcATTCAGCAGCCTTTTGTTTGCCATCATTTGCAAAGAAAGGGAAAGGATTGAGAAGCAACTAA